In Desulfatiglans anilini DSM 4660, the genomic stretch CCAGAAGATGGGTGGTTGAAGTGAGTCATTCATGGTTCAATCGCTTCCGTAAAATCCTGGTTCGCTATGAGAAGCTCAGCGATACCTATATGGCTTTGCTGCATATGGCTGCTGCTATCATCGCCTACCGAAAAGTGGGCGTTATTTACGGATAAGATCTTAAACACTCAGCAGGTACCGCAGCTCTTCCTGGACATACTGCAGCCTGTCAAGGTCCTCTTCGCCGATCTTCCCTTCCAGTTCTCTGGCCTTGATCCGCTTTTTCAGATCCTTGAGTTCATTTTCGAGATTGATCACCATATTCAAGGTCTGTGAAGCCACATCCGGAACAGCTTCCTCCTCTGGGGCCTCTTCGTAAGCGACCTCCACCGCCTTGAGGATCAGTCGCTCCTTCCATTTTGGAACGTGAACGGAGAAATGCAGTTCCTCGCTTATCTTTTGAGCCAGCGTTTGCGCGGCCTCAGCCTCTCCATGGACCACGAAGACACGGGGGTTGCTTTCGAAATGGCCGGCCCACTCGAGCAGATCAGCCTGGTCGGCATGGGCGGAAAACCCCCCGATGGTGAAGACGCGTGCGCGCACGGCAACATTCTCCCTGAAGATCTTGACCTGCTTGGCACCGTCCACGATCTTCCGCCCGGTGCTTCCCTTGGCCTGGTAGCCGACGATCACCAGACTGGCGCCTTCCCGCCAGAGATTGTGCTTCAGGTGATGCTTGATCCTTCCAGCCGTGCACATCCCGTTTGCGGCGATTACGATAGCGGAGCCGCGCCTTTCGTTGATGGCGATCGAATCCTTCGTCTCCTGGGTGAAATGCAGGTTGGGCATATTGAAAGGATCATACCCTTCAGAGACGATAGCGCGTGCCTCGGCGTCATAGCATTTCTTGTTTCTGCGAAAGATTTCCGTGGCTTTGATGGCCAGAGGGCTGTCGAGGTAGATGGGAATGTCGGGCAGTTTACCCTCACGTTGAAACTGGCCGAGGACATAGAGGATTTCCTGGGTACGTTCTACGGCGAAGGCGGGAATGATGATCTTTTCGTTGTGGCGGGTGCTGTAACGGATGGCCTCGAGCAGTTCTTCTTCGCTTTCTTCGAAGGAGCGGTGGCGGCGGTTTCCGTAGGTCGATTCGAGGAAAAGATAGTCCGCGTCGAAGATTTCATGGGGATCCTTGACGATCAGCTGATCCTTCTTGCCAAGGTCACCGGAAAAGACGACCTTGACCGTCTTTCCGTTCTCCTCCACCCAGATCTCCAGGATCGAGGAGCCGAGAATATGCCCCGCATTCCTGAGCCGCGCGCGCACACCGGGTTCGATCTCCACCAGCCGGTCCCGTTCGAGCGGATGGAACAGCTTGAGGCTTGCCTCGGCATCGGCCGTCGTGTACAGCGGTTCGATGGGAGGCTGGGACTGCCGCTTGTTCTTGCGGGTCTGCCATTCGGCATCCATCTCCTGGATGTGGGCGGAATCGAGGAGCATGATCTCACAGAGCTCTGCGGTGGGGGGAGAGGTGATGATCCTGCCCTGAAAACCGTCCTTGACCAGCTTGGGGATGCGCCCGCTGTGGTCGATATGGGCGTGCGTCAAAAAGAGCGTGTCGATGCT encodes the following:
- a CDS encoding MBL fold metallo-hydrolase RNA specificity domain-containing protein — encoded protein: MIRVTCLGGAGSVTGSNYLVETVQGKKFLVDCGLFQGGRQIELRNWQPWPFDPKSIDTLFLTHAHIDHSGRIPKLVKDGFQGRIITSPPTAELCEIMLLDSAHIQEMDAEWQTRKNKRQSQPPIEPLYTTADAEASLKLFHPLERDRLVEIEPGVRARLRNAGHILGSSILEIWVEENGKTVKVVFSGDLGKKDQLIVKDPHEIFDADYLFLESTYGNRRHRSFEESEEELLEAIRYSTRHNEKIIIPAFAVERTQEILYVLGQFQREGKLPDIPIYLDSPLAIKATEIFRRNKKCYDAEARAIVSEGYDPFNMPNLHFTQETKDSIAINERRGSAIVIAANGMCTAGRIKHHLKHNLWREGASLVIVGYQAKGSTGRKIVDGAKQVKIFRENVAVRARVFTIGGFSAHADQADLLEWAGHFESNPRVFVVHGEAEAAQTLAQKISEELHFSVHVPKWKERLILKAVEVAYEEAPEEEAVPDVASQTLNMVINLENELKDLKKRIKARELEGKIGEEDLDRLQYVQEELRYLLSV